In Pyrus communis chromosome 8, drPyrComm1.1, whole genome shotgun sequence, one genomic interval encodes:
- the LOC137742268 gene encoding double-stranded RNA-binding protein 2-like, translated as MYKNQLQELAQRSCFNLPSYTCIREGPDHAPRFKATVNFNGEIFESPHYCTTLRQAEHSAAEVALNYLSNRGPSHSLAARILDETGVYKNLLQEIAQRVGAPLPQYTTFRSGLGHLPVFTGVVELAGITFTGEPAKNKKQAEKNAAMAAWSSLKQLAKETASSSSEPENNDELEQITIARALLNYRIKEKMTMANPTAPILFPKKFPVQNRRPTSPQPPPAHTSKILPLICQKQASRSRYQSNATHDNRVTSSQASPLDSRVMRPHRFPAAGAAPYVPIRQLRTPCHGIAPPVTIRTAVPVFSAPPLPPPHAMPCQTMRIPPVRVAPPVTMRQAVPVFSAPPVKKDDPPTTRKEESPVIVKEDPPIIAKEDSPIILKEDPPIIPKDPAAVIAPGVQNKPIGQVEETVRAAADDLVESKTVKILEQLKI; from the exons ATGTACAAGAACCAGCTGCAAGAGCTGGCCCAAAGGAGCTGCTTCAACTTGCCTTCCTACACGTGCATTCGGGAAGGTCCGGACCACGCGCCCAGGTTCAAGGCCACCGTCAACTTTAACGGCGAGATCTTCGAAAGCCCTCACTACTGCACCACTCTCCGCCAGGCCGAGCACTCCGCCGCCGAGGTCGCCCTCAACTACCTCTCCAATCGCGGCCCGTCTCACTCTCTTGCCGCTAGGATTCTG GATGAGACGGGGGTTTACAAGAACCTCTTGCAGGAAATTGCTCAAAGGGTAGGAGCTCCGTTGCCGCAGTACACAACCTTCAGGTCTGGCCTTGGCCACCTACCTGTTTTCACCGGGGTAGTTGAATTGGCTGGAATCACATTTACGGGGGAACCTGCCAAGAACAAAAAACAAGCAGAGAAGAATGCAGCAATGGCAGCTTGGTCGTCTTTGAAACAAT TGGCAAAGGAAACTGCAAGCTCTTCGTCTGAGCCAGAGAACAATGATGAGCTGGAACAGATCACTATAGCACGAGCCTTGCTCAATTATCGTATAAAGGAAAAGATGACGATGGCAAATCCAACTGCTCCAATTCTATTTCCAAAGAAGTTTCCAGTTCAGAACCGTAGACCTACAAGTCCACAACCTCCTCCTGCTCACACCTCAAAAATACTGCCCTTAATTTGCCAAAAGCAAGCTTCCAGGAGCAGGTACCAATCAAATGCAACACATGATAATCGTGTTACTTCATCACAGGCTTCTCCACTAGACAGCCGTGTGATGCGTCCCCACAGATTCCCTGCTGCAGGAGCAGCTCCTTATGTACCCATTAGACAATTGAGGACTCCTTGCCATGGAATTGCACCACCGGTGACAATAAGAACAGCAGTGCCTGTGTTCTCGGCACCACCACTTCCGCCACCTCATGCAATGCCCTGCCAAACAATGCGTATTCCACCCGTACGTGTGGCTCCTCCTGTCACAATGAGGCAGGCTGTACCTGTATTTTCTGCTCCACCGGTTAAGAAAGATGATCCACCGACCACTCGGAAAGAAGAATCTCCAGTCATTGTGAAAGAAGATCCTCCAATCATTGCGAAAGAAGATTCCCCAATCATTCTGAAAGAAGATCCTCCAATCATTCCGAAAGATCCTGCTGCTGTTATTGCTCCCGGTGTGCAGAATAAACCCATAGGTCAAGTAGAGGAAACTGTAAGAGCAGCTGCCGATGATTTGGTGGAATCGAAGACAGTTAAAATCTTGGAACAACTAAAAATTTGA